The following proteins are co-located in the Candida dubliniensis CD36 chromosome 3, complete sequence genome:
- a CDS encoding calcium-transporting ATPase, putative (Similar to S. cerevisiae PMC1), whose translation MAPRTPADKLGHASTLQLPTYDNDDQSSTNSTTPLHKDEPTSHSEETTDSTATPTTHGVEPFHPPKLINKSTTSPSLKLTSMLSKTSTKQNPNFPISLQSLNDLHDPKSLKQLYNLGGIENLLTMLHTSTDGLNEHNESDLNQRKQYFGVNKLPQKVQKSFLKLCWEALKDKVLVILCIAAIISLALGCYESFGSGTHYDDEGLPLPKVDYVEGLAILVAVAIVVLVGAANDYQKERQFAKLNAKKEDREVIVVRNGGEQKLISIYDLMVGDVINLQTGDVVPADCILIQGEVECDESALTGESHTIHKVPVNKAMKVYQNHLPTDEDIGSTKIKFRDPYLISGAKVLSGLGNAVITAVGTNSIHGRTMMSLNHEPESTPMQVRLNDLAEGISKYGFLAAIVLFVVLFIRFCVEIAPPNGNMNDAEPADKGKRFIDIIITAVTIVVVAIPEGLPLAVTLALAFATTRMAQNGNLVRVLKSCETMGGATAVCSDKTGTLTENKMRIVRGFFGLSKQGSPLEFNDTVSNQHDHPTSIDIINQISSEQKIYLTTNIILNSTAFENSEYDEEKAKLARQKPLQQNFFSSIFQKNKKSQYQQMGLVDEPYLGNKTESALLTLAKDKFHLFDNKSLETYRQENHDDVVQIIPFESSRKWAGIVMKIPNGYRLYVKGAAEIIFKNCGFENNINDELIKLDRNKRDDVLTKIDEYANDALRAIALGHRDFVGISSWPPSELINEKTSKEADPTKLINTNFTITNSAAAAGASAGGGGSGGNEIHKMFILDALVGIQDPLKQGVAEAVLQCKRAGVTVRMVTGDNINTAKSISKECNILTSDDLSNDYSCMEGPQFRKLSIQKRREIIPQLKVLARSSPEDKRILVDTLRKSGEVVAVTGDGTNDAPALKLADVGFSMGIAGTEVAREASDIILMTDDFTDIVQAIKWGRTVSTSIKKFIQFQLTVNITACVLTFVSAVASSENKSVLTAVQLLWVNLIMDTLAALALATDKPDDSFLNRKPAGRTAPLISTSMWKMIIGQSMTQLIITFILHFAGKQLFFPNQSHINNHSEKQLAAMTFNTFVWLQFWKLFVTRKLDEADEINTIKGRINRENLDFFQHLFRNWYFLSIAFIIGGFQILIMFVGGAAFSIARQTPGMWATAILCGFISIPVGLLIRIIPNVWIETIFPTKTFKKFLYIVGFGWLKRNKKNKDNEDEIDLEGGDGDSSGGNNNNSDLKESKE comes from the coding sequence ATGGCTCCAAGAACACCAGCTGATAAGCTTGGTCATGCATCTACATTACAACTCCCCACATACGATAATGATGATCAATCTTCTACAAATTCAACTACCCCATTACATAAAGATGAACCAACTTCTCATTCTGAAGAAACTACCGATTCAACAGCCACCCCCACCACCCATGGTGTTGAACCATTCCATCCTCCTAAactaattaataaatcaactaCATCACCATCTTTAAAACTCACTTCCATGTTATCGAAAACTTCTACTAAACAAAACCCTAATTTCCCTATAAGTTTACAATCATTAAATGATCTTCATGATCCTAAATctttaaaacaattatataatttaggtggaattgaaaatttattgaCTATGTTACATACTTCAACTGATGGTCTTAATGAACATAATGAATCTGATTTAAATCAACGGaaacaatattttggtgTCAATAAATTACCTCAAAAAGTTCAAAAAAGTTTCCTTAAATTATGTTGGGAAGCTTTAAAAGATAAAGTTTTAGTTATATTATGTATTGCTGCCATTATTTCATTAGCATTAGGATGTTATGAAAGTTTTGGTAGTGGGACTcattatgatgatgaaggtTTACCATTACCAAAAGTTGATTATGTCGAAGGTCTTGCTATTTTAGTTGCTGTTGCcattgttgttcttgttggtGCTGCTAATGATTATCAAAAGGAACGTCAATTTGCTAAATTAAATGCTAAAAAGGAAGATCGAGAAGTAATTGTTGTTAGAAATGGTGGTgaacaaaaattgatatcGATTTATGATTTAATGGTAGGAGATGTTATAAATTTACAAACTGGTGATGTTGTCCCCGCTGATTGTATATTAATTCAAGGTGAAGTAGAATGTGATGAATCAGCATTAACTGGTGAATCTCATACTATTCATAAAGTCCCAGTAAATAAAGCCATGAaagtttatcaaaatcatttacctactgatgaagatattggtagtacaaaaataaaattccGGGATCCTTATTTAATTTCTGGGGCTAAAGTGTTATCAGGGTTAGGTAATGCTGTCATTACTGCTGTGGGGACTAATTCTATTCATGGAAGAACTATGATGAGTTTAAATCATGAACCAGAAAGTACTCCTATGCAAGTACgtttaaatgatttagcAGAAGGGATTTCTAAATATGGGTTTCTTGCTgctattgttttatttgtgGTTTTATTCATTAGATTTTGTGTGGAAATTGCTCCTCCTAATGGTAATATGAATGATGCTGAACCAGCAGATAAGGGGAAAagatttattgatattattattactgccgtaacaattgttgttgttgctattCCAGAAGGTTTACCATTAGCTGTCACTTTAGCTTTAGCATTTGCCACAACAAGAATGGCTCAAAATGGTAATTTAGTTAGAGTTTTAAAAAGTTGTGAAACTATGGGTGGAGCAACAGCAGTTTGTTCTGATAAAACTGGTACATTAAcggaaaataaaatgagAATAGTAAGAGGATTTTTCGGATTAAGTAAACAAGGTTCACCATTAGAATTTAATGATACAGTGAGTAATCAACATGATCATCCTACATCAATagatattattaatcaaattagttctgaacaaaaaatatatcTTACAACCAATATTATTCTTAATTCTACAGCATTTGAAAATTCTGaatatgatgaagaaaaagctAAACTTGCTAGACAAAAACCATTacaacaaaattttttcagtagtattttccaaaaaaataaaaaatctcaatatcaacaaatgGGATTAGTTGATGAACCTTATTTAGGAAATAAAACTGAATCAGCATTACTTACATTAGCCAAAGataaatttcatttatttgataataaatcattagaaACTTATCGACAAGAAAATCATGATGATGTGGTACAAATCATCCCATTTGAAAGTTCACGTAAATGGGCTGGTATTGTTATGAAAATTCCTAATGGTTATCGACTTTATGTAAAGGGAGCAGCagaaattatatttaaaaattgtggatttgaaaataatattaatgatgaattaattaaattggATAGAAATAAACGTGATGATGTATTAAcgaaaattgatgaatatgCTAATGATGCATTAAGAGCAATTGCTTTAGGACATCGAGATTTTGTTGGTATTTCATCATGGCCTCCATCagaattgattaatgaGAAAACTTCTAAAGAAGCAGATCCaacaaaattaatcaatacTAATTttaccattaccaattctgctgctgctgctggtgcttctgctggtggtggtggtagtggtggtaatgAAATTCATAAAATGTTTATTCTTGATGCATTAGTTGGTATTCAAGATCCTTTGAAACAAGGTGTTGCTGAAGCAGTATTACAATGTAAACGTGCTGGAGTCACTGTTCGTATGGTCACAGGagataatattaatactGCTAAATCCATTAGTAAAGAATGTAATATACTTACCCTGGATGATTTATCTAATGATTATTCATGTATGGAAGGACCACAATTTagaaaattatcaatacaAAAAAGACGAGAAATTATTCCTCAATTGAAAGTTTTAGCAAGATCATCACCTGAAGATAAAAGAATTCTTGTTGATACTTTAAGAAAATCTGGTGAAGTAGTTGCTGTTACTGGTGATGGTACTAATGATGCACCAGCATTAAAATTAGCTGATGTAGGGTTTTCTATGGGTATTGCTGGAACAGAAGTTGCTCGTGAAGCTTCTGATATTATATTAATGACCGATGATTTCACTGATATTGTTCAAGCTATTAAATGGGGGAGAACTGTTTCTacttcaattaaaaaatttattcaatttcaattaacaGTTAATATTACTGCTTGTGTATTAACTTTTGTTTCAGCTGTGGCATCATCAGAAAATAAATCCGTATTGACAGCAGTTCAATTATTATGggttaatttaattatgGATACTTTAGCAGCATTAGCATTAGCTACTGATAAACCTGatgattcatttttaaatagGAAACCTGCTGGTCGTACTGCTCCATTAATTTCAACATCAATGTGGAAAATGATTATTGGACAATCAATGActcaattaattattactTTTATATTACATTTTGCTGgtaaacaattatttttcCCTAATCAATCTCatattaataatcattCAGAAAAACAATTGGCAGCTATGACTTTTAATACATTTGTTTGGTTacaattttggaaattattTGTTACAAGAAAATTAGATGAAGCTGATGAAATAAATACTATTAAAGGAAGAATTAATCGAGAAAATTTAGATTTTTTCCAACATTTATTTAGAAATTGGTATTTTTTATCTATTGCTTTTATAATTGGtggatttcaaattttaattatgTTTGTTGGTGGAGCAGCATTTAGTATAGCTCGTCAAACTCCAGGAATGTGGGCTACTGCTATATTATGTGGATTTATAAGTATCCCCGTGGGACTTTTAATTAGAATAATACCTAATGTTTGGATAGAAACTATTTTCCCAACTAAaacatttaaaaaatttctttatattgttggatttggttggttgaaaagaaataaaaaaaataaagataatgaagatgaaattgatttagaaggtggtgatggtgatagtagtggtggtaataataataattccGATTTAAAAGAATCCAAAGAATAG
- a CDS encoding mucin-like protein, putative (Similar to S. cerevisiae MUC1;~In S. cerevisiae: GPI-anchored cell surface glycoprotein required for diploid pseudohyphal formation and haploid invasive growth; cell surface flocculin with structure similar to serine/threonine-rich GPI-anchored cell wall proteins;~Sequence similarity to human mucins) — MKLSNVAAAAVLASTSSATFLPIIEGLLDCIFPKPPPPTIPPSPCKGYNCPPPKPCTTRIPQTHTTIVISTYTTGVVTWGGSVTTVTLTPGTTIATIPPSTVTVTPGTETVTLTPTGPNTKPGTDTATVPTGPATTPGTSPTGPNTKPGTDTATVPTGPATTPGTSPTGPNTKPGTDTATVPTGPATTPGTSPTGPGGNTLTTSVPDQSTVTITGPGFTTVFTLTPGTNVITTPTGPATNPSGPGSETKPTGPATKPTGPEGSVVTVTVTESTVETITGPGYTSVVTLTPGTNVITTPTGPATNPSGPGSETKPTGPATNPSGPGSETKPTGPATKPTGPEGSVVTVTVTESTVQTITGPGYTSTVTLTPGTNVITTPTGPATNPTGPGSETKPTGPATKPSGSESKTSPTGPATKPSGTESKTSPTGPATTITTSVPEQSIITITGPGFTTVFTLTPGTNVITSPTGTATGPSGTGSEATPTGPATKPSGSATGPSGPGGSVVTVTVTESTVETITGPGYTSVVTLTPGTNVITTPTGPATNPSGPGSETKPTGPATKPSGPGSETKPTGPATKPSGPGSETKPTGPATKPTGPEGSVVTVTVTESTVETITGPGYTSVVTLTPGTNVITTPTGSATNPTGPGSETKPTGPATKPTGSESKTSPTGPATKPSGSESKTSPTGSATKPTGSGTKTSPTGSATSPTGPAGTVVTITVTKPTSETITGPGYTSTVTYTEGTNTVTVPTGTASTDKPNTSSAPIPSPSKTTGTGTGATTTTDNSLPSGSGGVTWTPQPGWICQCVRV; from the coding sequence ATGAAGTTGTCTAACGTCGCTGCAGCAGCTGTGCTTGCTTCAACATCATCTGCTACTTTTCTTCCAATTATTGAAGGTCTTCTTGATTGTATCTTCCcaaaaccaccaccaccaacaattcCTCCAAGTCCATGTAAAGGTTATAATTGTCCACCTCCAAAACCATGTACTACGAGAATCCCTCAAACTCACACCACAATTGTGATTAGTACTTATACTACTGGTGTTGTTACTTGGGGTGGTAGTGTCACTACTGTTACTTTAACTCCAGGTACCACTATTGCTACCATTCCACCATCTACTGTTACCGTTACTCCAGGTACTGAAACTGTCACTCTTACTCCAACCGGTCCAAACACCAAGCCAGGTACTGACACTGCTACTGTTCCAACTGGCCCAGCTACTACCCCAGGTACTTCTCCAACCGGTCCAAACACCAAGCCAGGTACTGACACTGCTACTGTTCCAACTGGCCCAGCTACTACCCCAGGTACTTCTCCAACCGGTCCAAACACCAAGCCAGGTACTGATACTGCTACTGTTCCAACTGGCCCAGCTACCACTCCAGGTACTTCTCCAACTGGTCCAGGAGGTAACACTCTTACCACTTCAGTACCAGATCAATCAACTGTTACTATTACTGGCCCAGGTTTCACTACCGTTTTTACCTTAACTCCAGGTACTAATGTTATAACCACCCCAACTGGACCAGCTACCAACCCATCCGGCCCAGGTTCTGAAACCAAACCAACCGGTCCAGCTACTAAACCAACCGGTCCAGAAGGTTCCGTTGTTACTGTTACTGTTACTGAATCAACTGTTGAAACTATCACTGGTCCAGGATACACTTCTGTTGTCACTTTAACTCCAGGTACTAATGTTATCACCACACCAACTGGTCCAGCTACCAACCCATCCGGTCCAGGTTCTGAAACCAAACCAACCGGACCAGCTACCAACCCATCCGGCCCAGGTTCTGAAACCAAACCAACCGGTCCAGCTACTAAACCAACCGGTCCAGAAGGTTCCGTTGTTACTGTTACCGTTACTGAATCAACTGTTCAAACCATCACTGGTCCAGGATACACTTCCACAGTTACTTTGACTCCAGGTACTAATGTTATCACCACTCCAACTGGACCAGCTACCAACCCAACCGGACCAGGTTCCGAAACCAAACCAACTGGCCCAGCTACTAAACCATCTGGATCTGAATCAAAGACTTCTCCAACCGGTCCAGCTACTAAACCATCCGGTACTGAATCTAAAACTTCTCCAACTGGTCCTGCCACCACTATTACCACTTCAGTTCCAGAACAAtctattattactattaccGGTCCAGGCTTCACCACTGTTTTCACTTTAACACCAGGTACTAATGTTATTACATCCCCAACCGGTACTGCTACTGGTCCATCCGGTACAGGTTCTGAAGCAACTCCAACTGGTCCAGCCACCAAACCTTCTGGCTCAGCCACTGGTCCATCAGGTCCAGGTGGCTCTGTTGTTACAGTCACTGTTACTGAGTCAACTGTTGAAACTATCACTGGTCCAGGATACACTTCCGTTGTCACTTTAACTCCAGGTACTAATGTTATCACCACTCCAACTGGACCAGCTACCAACCCATCCGGCCCAGGTTCCGAAACCAAACCAACTGGACCAGCTACTAAACCATCCGGCCCAGGTTCTGAAACCAAACCAACTGGCCCAGCTACTAAACCATCCGGCCCAGGTTCTGAAACCAAACCAACCGGACCAGCTACTAAACCAACCGGTCCAGAAGGTTCTGTTGTCACTGTTACCGTTACTGAATCAACTGTTGAAACTATCACTGGTCCAGGATACACTTCTGTTGTCACTTTGACCCCAGGTACTAATGTTATCACCACTCCAACTGGTTCAGCTACCAACCCAACCGGACCAGGTTCTGAAACCAAACCAACTGGTCCAGCTACTAAACCAACTGGTTCTGAATCAAAGACTTCTCCAACCGGTCCAGCTACTAAACCATCTGGTTCTGAATCCAAGACTTCTCCAACTGGTTCTGCTACTAAACCAACTGGTTCCGGTACCAAGACTTCCCCAACAGGTTCTGCCACTTCTCCAACTGGTCCAGCTGGTACTGTTGTAACAATCACCGTTACAAAACCAACTAGTGAAACCATTACTGGTCCAGGTTACACTAGTACTGTTACTTATACTGAAGGTACTAACACTGTTACTGTTCCAACTGGTACAGCTTCTACAGACAAACCAAATACTTCTAGTGCACCAATTCCATCTCCATCTAAAACTACTGGTACTGGTACTGgtgctactactacaacTGATAATAGTTTGCCAAGTGGTAGTGGAGGTGTTACTTGGACTCCACAACCAGGTTGGATTTGTCAATGTGTTAGAGTATAA
- a CDS encoding carbonic anhydrase, putative (Similar to S. cerevisiae NCE103;~In S. cerevisiae: involved in non-classical protein export pathway) — translation MGRENILKYQLEHDHESDLVTEKDQSLLLDNNINGMTNNIKPHPVRVNSGNHNNFPFTLSSESTLQDFLNNNKFYVDSIKHNHGNQIFDLNGQGQSPHTLWIGCSDSRAGDQCLATLPGEIFVHRNIANIVNSNDISSQGVIQFAIDVLKVKKIIVCGHTDCGGIWASLSKKKIGGVLDLWLNPVRHIRAANLKLLEEFNHNPKLKAKKLAELNVISSVTALKRHPSATVALKKNEIEVWGMLYDVATGYLSQVEIPQDEFEDLFHVHDEHDEEDYNPH, via the coding sequence ATGGGTagagaaaatattttgaaatatcaattgGAGCATGATCATGAATCTGATCTTGTTACAGAAAAAGATCAATCATTATTGCTTGATAATAACATAAACGGTATGACTAACAACATCAAACCTCATCCAGTACGTGTTAATTCAGgaaatcataataatttccCCTTTACATTATCTTCAGAATCAACATTACaagattttttaaataataataaattttacGTTGATTCCATAAAACATAATCATGGGaatcaaatatttgatttaaatggACAAGGTCAATCTCCTCATACATTATGGATAGGATGTAGTGATTCAAGAGCAGGTGATCAATGTTTAGCTACATTACCAGGAGAAATATTCGTTCATAGAAACATTGCCAATATAGTTAATTCCAATGATATAAGTAGTCAAGGGGTGATACAATTTGCTATTGATGTTttaaaagtgaaaaaaatcattgtTTGTGGTCACACTGATTGTGGTGGTATTTGGGCATCGttatcaaagaaaaaaattggtggTGTTTTAGATTTATGGTTAAATCCAGTTAGACATATTCGTGCTgctaatttgaaattattagaagaatTTAATCATAATCCAAAATTAAAAGCGAAAAAATTGGCTGAATTAAATGTTATTTCTTCAGTAACAGCTTTGAAAAGACATCCTAGTGCTACTGTGgcattaaagaaaaatgaaattgaagtttGGGGGATGTTATATGATGTGGCAACTGGTTATTTATCTCAAGTAGAGATTCCTCAAGATGAATTTGAGGATTTATTCCATGTTCATGATGAACATGATGAGGAAGATTATAACCCTCATTAA
- a CDS encoding ATP-dependent helicase, putative (Similar to S. cerevisiae IRC5) — protein MTTSPPTQEDEQDEEFKLKQIIQEQNLIPQINNHNDDGGAFEQQQQQQQFNQLSKDKKMNRLNKLIEKSQIYSQIIADNILQTSLERKEEQNNEPLPPPPPPKPYSKQELDSQPTKKRRKTKSKTKSATNVKHDIVSMLSTNISDSTKSTREAIEKSQNSSKITNNKQPKLITGGQLKDYQMDGLEWLITLFQNGLNGILADEMGLGKTLQCISFLSHLIENGINGPFLVVVPVSTLSNWFNEIRKFAPKIKVTKYIGTKQERNEIDLLQQQEITNIILTSYEISIRDFNKLVKINWKYLIVDEGHRLKNSQCLLIKILKKLNVSNRLLLTGTPLQNNLNELWSLLNFILPDIFHDLELFQQWFNFDELTELAGELDSTNNEEDEETKNLIKLNIQETLIKNLHTILKPFMLRRLKRDVIKNLPPKKEYLLHIPMTKLQKKIYYDALNDRLFDSLVETNLKAFIKFNHEELFNGFDVDEYLQTRRQKDSFMDTGDLLKLRGSRSNRNPLKRSYKEADSDDEFEIIDDDSLTSRNKSTPTYDEALVKIRHIKSKSKIQSILIDAIYQDILKEARHLKLQNLKMIQLRNICNSPFIYYNYPILDQTEVIRNSAKFQILNQLLPPLLSSGHKVLIFAQFTQVLDLLEDWLEESSSLNGRICRLDGSTNHQIRDEQISQFNNNPKFKVFLLSTRAGGLGINLVAADTVILMDNDWNPQMDLQAIDRVHRIGQINPVKIFRFVIKDSIEEVLISRSGSKRFLERLVIQMGQFKFSNINKKITTGATATVVGTGVDEQSTMKNDWSINEMMELSKIHFKSTQNDQFNQDSGENDKILLSDQEIEELLDRSMECYNSIDDSKFDKVKIFETVNNMDK, from the coding sequence ATGACCACTAGCCCACCTACTCAAGAAGACGAACAAGATGAAGAATTCAAACTCAAGCAAATAATTCAAGAACAAAACTTGATTCctcaaatcaacaatcacaatgatgatggtggtgcctttgaacaacaacaacaacaacaacaatttaatcaattatccaaagacaaaaaaatgaatcgattgaataaattaattgaaaaaagtcAAATATATTCTCAAATTATTGCTGATAATATTTTACAAACTTCATTAGAGCGGAAAGAAGAGCAAAATAATGaaccactaccaccaccaccaccaccaaaaccATATTCAAAGCAAGAACTTGACTCACAAccaacaaagaaaagacGGAAAACCAAATCTAAAACCAAATCAGCCACCAACGTCAAACAtgatattgtttcaatGTTAAGTACAAATATATCTGATTCAACCAAATCCACTCGTGaagcaattgaaaaatcccAAAATTCTAGCAAaatcaccaacaacaaacaacccAAATTAATCACTGGTGGTCAATTAAAAGATTATCAAATGGATGGATTAGAGTGGTTGATAACATTATTTCAAAACGGACTTAATGGAATATTGGCTGATGAAATGGGTTTAGGGAAAACGTTACAATGTATTTCGTTTTTAAGTCATTTAATTGAGAATGGAATTAATGGGCCATTTTTAGTGGTTGTCCCCGTTTCTACATTATCTAATTggtttaatgaaattagaaaatttgCCCCTAAAATTAAAGTTACAAAATATATTGGTACtaaacaagaaagaaatgaaattgatttattacaacaacaagaaattacTAATATCATTTTAACTTCTTATGAAATTTCAATACGTGATTTCAATAAACTtgtgaaaataaattggaaatacTTAATTGTCGATGAAGGTCATCGTTTAAAAAATAGTCAAtgtttattaatcaaaatattgaagaaattaaatgtTTCTAAtcgattattattaactgGAACACCCttacaaaataatttaaatgaattatggtcattattgaattttattttgcCTGATATTTTCCATGATTTAGAATTGTTTCAACAATGgtttaattttgatgaattgacCGAATTAGCAGGAGAATTAGATAGTactaataatgaagaagatgaagaaacgaaaaatttaattaaattgaatattcaagaaactttaattaaaaatttgcATACAATTTTAAAACCATTTATGTTAAGACGATTAAAACGTGATGTCATAAAAAACTTACCACCGAAAAAGGAATATTTACTTCATATTCCAATGACTAAattacaaaagaaaatctaTTATGATGCTTTAAATGATAGATTGTTTGATAGTTTAgttgaaacaaatttgaaagcatttattaaattcaatcatGAAGAGTTATTCAATGgatttgatgttgatgagTATTTACAAACTCGTAGACAAAAGGATTCATTTATGGATACTGGagatttattaaaacttCGAGGATCTCGTTCCAATAGAAATCCATTAAAAAGATCATACAAGGAAGCTGATAGcgatgatgaatttgaaattattgatgatgattccTTGACTAGTAGAAACAAGTCCACACCAACCTATGATGAAGCCCTTGTTAAAATCCGTCacattaaatcaaaatcaaaaatacaATCAATACTTATTGATGCTATATATCAAGATATCCTAAAGGAAGCTAGACATTtgaaattacaaaatttaaaaatgattcaaCTTCGAAATATTTGTAATTCTCcctttatatattataattatccTATATTGGATCAAACAGAAGTTATTCGGAATTCAgccaaatttcaaattcttaatcaattattaccaCCATTATTATCTAGTGGTCATAAAGTATTGATTTTCGCTCAATTCACTCAAGTTTTAGATTTATTAGAAGATTGGTTAGaagaatcatcatcattgaaTGGGAGAATATGTCGATTAGATGGATCTACTAATCACCAAATCAGAGATGAACAAATATctcaatttaataataatcctaAATTTAAAGTTTTCTTATTATCTACTCGAGCTGGTGGATTAGGAATAAATTTAGTTGCAGCTGATACCGTGATTTTAATGGATAATGATTGGAACCCACAAATGGATTTACAAGCAATTGATCGAGTTCATAGAATTGGTCAAATTAACCCGGTGAAAATATTTCGATTTGTAATTaaagattcaattgaagaagtaTTAATTTCTCGATCAGGATCGAAAAGATTTCTTGAAAGATTAGTTATTCAAATGGgtcaatttaaatttagtaatattaataaaaagatAACCACAGgagcaacagcaacagtaGTGGGTACCGGGGTTGATGAACAAAGTacaatgaaaaatgattGGAGTATTAATGAAATGATGGAATTAAGTAAAATACATTTTAAATCAACACAAAATGACCAATTTAATCAAGATTCAGGAGAGAATGacaaaatattattgtCTGATCAAGAAATTGAGGAGTTGTTGGATCGATCAATGGAATGTTATAATTCGATTGATGACtctaaatttgataaagttAAGATTTTTGAAACAGTTAATAATATGGATAAATAG